In Fluviispira sanaruensis, a genomic segment contains:
- a CDS encoding M16 family metallopeptidase, whose translation MRNLDIQQTRKKMTYYFIKNYSLALFSIIPSITFASPVALDLPKTKEVSSVQKTNADPKFIQSAPIIPGSSIHAYQYSLENGLKLIVIPDNRNPIATIQFILDAGSNREQKGITGLAHFFEHMMFRKTKDHPEGNYDRTINSVGGSGNAGTSDAFVTFYTTFPGPALETMLKLEADRFTKLDLAEPYFSIEKGAVISERKLRVENDPLQRSNEFIRSITERGTTMEWLTIGSKKDVEEMSIDAAKSFYEKYYTPDNTIMIVGGPFDQKNVAQMVQKYFSSWHGKATDQHAKYPADYYTRDLGKKFICSAPIFNKRFRMVYPAANGNLKELIYSIVFQAMLDDNPNGTFERRLVKDKLVTDFNFYKTYWQDQNNPFVVSFSLTKDQNYEPVVQFWQKGVQEVLNKPISEKIKRQILKQLAVSNADTAERMTALANTVLDNNFFLKDFNASGQAEKIVKSITTENLRQWINENISPQKYYLTGIVTPKEAPTCSDMYAEFQKSIR comes from the coding sequence ATGCGCAATCTTGACATACAACAAACGCGCAAGAAAATGACTTATTATTTCATAAAAAATTATTCTCTTGCATTGTTTAGTATCATTCCAAGTATTACTTTTGCTTCCCCAGTCGCATTAGATCTGCCAAAAACAAAGGAAGTATCTTCCGTTCAAAAAACCAATGCTGATCCTAAATTTATCCAATCAGCACCCATTATTCCTGGCTCATCTATCCATGCTTATCAATATTCATTAGAAAATGGCTTAAAATTAATTGTCATTCCAGACAATAGAAATCCTATTGCTACGATTCAATTTATACTTGATGCTGGAAGCAATCGAGAGCAAAAAGGAATTACGGGCTTGGCGCATTTTTTTGAACATATGATGTTTAGAAAAACAAAGGACCATCCGGAAGGAAATTATGATCGCACAATTAATTCCGTCGGTGGAAGCGGTAATGCCGGCACAAGCGATGCGTTTGTTACTTTTTATACGACTTTCCCTGGGCCTGCATTGGAAACTATGCTAAAACTTGAAGCAGATCGCTTTACAAAACTCGATCTCGCAGAACCTTATTTTTCAATCGAAAAAGGCGCCGTCATTTCTGAGAGAAAATTACGGGTTGAAAATGATCCTTTGCAACGCAGCAATGAATTTATTCGCAGTATTACAGAACGTGGAACAACAATGGAATGGTTGACCATTGGATCAAAAAAAGATGTTGAAGAAATGAGTATAGATGCTGCTAAGAGTTTTTATGAAAAATACTACACACCAGATAATACAATTATGATTGTGGGTGGCCCATTTGATCAAAAAAATGTAGCTCAAATGGTGCAAAAATATTTTTCTTCTTGGCATGGAAAAGCTACAGATCAGCACGCAAAATATCCAGCTGATTATTACACACGCGACCTTGGCAAAAAATTTATTTGCAGTGCACCCATTTTTAATAAAAGATTTAGAATGGTTTATCCTGCAGCGAATGGGAATTTAAAAGAATTAATTTATTCTATTGTTTTTCAAGCTATGCTTGATGACAATCCCAATGGCACCTTTGAACGCCGACTGGTTAAGGACAAACTCGTTACAGATTTTAATTTCTATAAAACATATTGGCAGGATCAAAATAATCCATTTGTTGTTTCTTTTTCGTTGACTAAAGATCAAAACTATGAGCCAGTCGTCCAGTTTTGGCAAAAAGGTGTTCAAGAGGTATTAAATAAACCAATCAGTGAAAAAATAAAAAGGCAAATATTAAAACAACTCGCTGTTTCAAATGCAGATACAGCAGAAAGAATGACTGCTTTAGCCAACACAGTGCTGGACAATAATTTCTTTCTCAAAGATTTTAATGCATCGGGACAAGCAGAAAAAATAGTTAAGTCGATTACAACCGAAAATCTTAGACAGTGGATAAATGAAAATATCTCCCCACAAAAATATTACCTCACAGGGATCGTAACCCCTAAGGAAGCGCCAACGTGTTCAGATATGTATGCTGAATTTCAAAAAAGCATTCGATAA
- a CDS encoding M16 family metallopeptidase: MKYKIISLLLSCAAFPTAFTQESLKSVRPTVSTKPVELNWRSIKWPSINYTRIPVDGGAAIYSLHSSTALKFKVTFVFSGGIYAFPESDRTAFGAFSDLITLGGFGDLNFDQIQNYTTEYGINIRSSITPLGQFVITADALSEDFPRLLSLINNMILKPKFEEKALDLWKQQSIDAFNNLMDSNTIEKQYRFIDLEATKLAFGKDHYLAKSIERVSPSVIKKVSYDQIKNIYKKTISKNGLNVSISGAFTQKDFDSLRQLVSKIPYLEPSIKTWYPTRKMNTHNAKKINTVIIKKSDMSQSTVSLRFYYPKFGKLNSIETTQFDILEEIFSSTGGVIGNDRFSKAMRADSGISYSPHAYFNDTLLFPNTDVGVFYLNFQSPNERIAEAIRIATQTWHKFIKDGVSQEELDNTRTSMINRMLASESTVFNKSDEILMQLIKGQLPSVNPIEFTLAKLDKQRSVKNLNETLKRLSDSEIVPVLVIMGNPNDEQIKLLKKIDALDLSHVSELSSLTKPYM, encoded by the coding sequence ATGAAGTATAAAATCATTTCCCTTTTATTATCTTGTGCGGCATTTCCGACTGCATTTACTCAAGAGTCATTGAAAAGTGTAAGACCAACAGTATCGACAAAACCAGTAGAACTCAATTGGCGGTCTATTAAGTGGCCCAGTATTAACTACACAAGAATTCCTGTCGACGGAGGCGCAGCTATTTATAGTCTACATAGCAGCACAGCTTTGAAATTTAAAGTTACATTTGTCTTTTCAGGAGGTATCTATGCTTTTCCTGAAAGTGATCGAACGGCATTTGGTGCTTTTTCAGATCTGATCACTCTCGGAGGTTTTGGCGATCTTAATTTCGACCAAATTCAAAATTATACTACGGAATATGGAATTAATATCCGCTCTAGCATAACACCTTTAGGTCAATTTGTCATCACTGCCGATGCTTTATCGGAAGACTTTCCTCGATTGCTCTCGCTTATTAATAATATGATTTTAAAGCCAAAATTTGAAGAGAAAGCTCTCGATTTATGGAAGCAGCAATCTATAGATGCATTTAATAATCTCATGGATAGTAATACAATTGAAAAACAATATCGTTTTATTGATCTTGAGGCAACAAAACTCGCATTTGGCAAAGATCACTATCTTGCGAAATCAATTGAAAGAGTTTCACCGAGCGTTATTAAAAAGGTATCCTACGATCAGATTAAAAATATTTACAAAAAAACAATTTCTAAAAATGGTTTAAATGTATCTATTTCTGGCGCGTTTACCCAAAAAGATTTTGACTCCCTTAGACAACTTGTCAGTAAAATACCTTATCTCGAGCCATCAATCAAAACTTGGTATCCTACGAGAAAAATGAATACTCACAATGCTAAAAAGATTAACACTGTGATTATTAAAAAATCTGATATGTCTCAATCCACGGTCTCGTTGCGTTTCTATTATCCAAAATTTGGTAAACTGAATTCAATTGAAACCACTCAATTCGATATATTAGAAGAAATATTTTCCTCAACTGGTGGCGTGATCGGTAACGATCGCTTTTCTAAAGCCATGCGTGCAGATTCTGGTATAAGTTATTCACCGCACGCCTATTTTAATGATACACTTTTATTCCCTAACACAGATGTCGGGGTCTTTTATCTCAATTTTCAAAGTCCAAATGAACGCATTGCTGAAGCTATTCGTATTGCCACACAGACTTGGCATAAATTTATTAAAGACGGTGTTTCACAAGAAGAGCTTGATAACACAAGAACTTCAATGATAAATCGTATGCTCGCAAGTGAGTCAACTGTCTTTAATAAAAGCGATGAAATTCTCATGCAGCTTATAAAAGGACAATTGCCAAGTGTTAATCCAATTGAATTTACTTTGGCAAAATTAGACAAGCAGCGCAGTGTTAAAAATTTAAATGAAACACTCAAAAGACTTTCAGACTCAGAAATTGTCCCGGTCCTTGTTATTATGGGCAATCCCAACGATGAACAGATAAAACTCCTAAAAAAGATTGATGCGCTTGACTTAAGCCATGTGAGCGAATTAAGTTCTTTGACGAAGCCATATATGTAA